The Caldicellulosiruptor obsidiansis OB47 genome segment CATATGTTTTAAGTAGAACAAGTGAAGAATTATACGCTGGTGATGCAGAAGGATCTAAAGTTTTTATATAATCCATAAGATTATATAATATTTCAATCTTTTTTTCATCGGGAACTTTTATCATCTCCATGCATGAAACTGCCTGTTTTAGATAGCAGTGAATGCAGTCAACAAGACTTTTCAACTTTTAATTCACTCCTTTTGAAATTAAATTTTTCAGCCAAACCACTGCTACTAAATAAAGTATTAATAACTCTTGATTTATTGTCAAGAAGAATATTATAATTGTATATGTCTAAATGAGCTCCATTAGCTCAGTGGCAGAGCAGTCGATTCGTAATCGACCGGTCGGGGGTTCGAATCCCCCATGGAGCTCCAATAAAAACAAGGGGTTTGGGGATAGGTAAAATTTTAGGGTAACTACTCCACTATCTCAGGAGTGGTTACCCTTTGTTTTTATATCCTCGAATAAGCTGTTTAATTTCATTGCAGCAGCTTTCTTTATCTCAGGCATAACATGAGAATAGATATTTAACTCAAACCTTCTTGATATTTGGTATTATACAAAGCTTGAAGATACTCAAGCCTCAAATCTTTTAGCTTATAATGACCAATGGCAGAATTTATATGTCTTTCTATATAGCACAAATAATCTTTAAACGTTGAATGTCGCAATGTTTGTTTTTTGTATTCCCAAAGCCAAGTATGAAGCCAGTCTTTTTTCATTATTCCCTCTCTTTTTTGTCTTTGCAGGCATGTTATAACACCTCTTTAATTTGAGCAAAGTCTATTATAAGGTCTTCAAAAATACCAACCTTGACCTTGTCATTGAAGGTGTAAGCTACTGGTGGCAAATAATCTTCTTCATTGTCTTTGAGCCTGTATACCAAAATTGTTTGGTTGTTTGGATTTACAATCCAATATTCCTTGACTTTAAACTGTGTGTAAAGATTGAGTTTTCGAATATAATCATGTGAAAAATTACTTTCAGACACAACCTCAATTATCATCTCAGGAGCTCCAACACAGCCTTTATCAGTAAGCTTTCTCTTGTCGCAAATAATTGAAATATCAGGCTGGACAACGTTGATTGCCTGTTTTTCATCCTGTCCTTCCTCTATTAGGACTATATCAAATGGAGCTGTGTATAACTTGCAGGACTTATTAGAAGATTTGAGATAATTTTTTATCAATGTTGCAAGCTCTATTACAATTTCCTGGTGTACCCTTGACGGTGCAGGGCTCATATCATAAATAACACCATCAATAAGCTCTACCCTTGTGTCTTCAGGCAGCTCAAGGTAATCTGCATAGGTATAAACCTTAGGTATCCTTACTTTCATTTAAATCACCTTTTTCTTAGATTTTGTTCATAATATTTAAATCATTTATCAGCTCTACTTTCCATAATGGAATTACATATCTTAAAATATTCTATCACATTGTAAAAAGTTTGTCTTCATCTTCACCTACTCAAAATATTCTAAAAACAAAAACCGCCATCTTATTTGAATTTACAACACAGATGGCGGTAAATCTTTTAAAAGTTATTTTTTGTGGTTTAACGCAACCAAAACACATGCGTTGTAAATTGGAATTATACTATTCTTCTTACATAGCTCAATAAGCTCATTGCTTTCAGCTCCTGGCTGAAACCAAACATACTTTGCTCCTACTATGGCTGCTTGTTCAATATACTTCTTTCCTCTTTCTGGTGCAATAACCATACTCACACAATCTACTTTCCATTCTAAATCCAACAGCGTTTTGTATACCTTGTTATTCTCAATCTCATCGTACAAAGGATTTACAGCAAACACATTGTAACCTTTCTCTTTAAGTTTTTTGAAGACCATGTATCCATATTTTTTCTTGTTTGGTGTTGCACCAACCACAGCCCAGTTTTTAAAACCCAAGGCTGACTCAATAGTTTTTGAGTCCATATTTTTCCTCCTTATTTTCTGCTCATAATAAAGTTATAAACCACATCCAGCCTGCTATCGTCAAATTCAAACGTGTCTTTCCCAATTGAAATCAAAAGTTTGTTACCCACAACGTTCATCCTCAGGTCCTCACCGTACTTGTCTTTATACATCTTCTTAAGGCTGAGCATAAACTGCTTCACATTCTCTTTTCTGTACTCAAACAAGAACTCATCAACAGCATCAACAATATCGTATTCTTTTACAACTACTGGGTCACGCAGAACACCTTCTCCTCTTATTTCAACAGAGTTTGATTTTCGATCATATATAATCTTAAACTCGTTAGCTTTAGTTTCGTACATCAGCTCTTTAAACCCTTCTGAAACATTATAGGTAATGACAGAGAAGAATCTATCCGACGGATATATTATCCGGGAAATATCCACACATGCCTCAATAATATTATCTATCAAATAAGCATCCAACTTTTCTGCTAAAGCTGCCTCTTTAAATTTTATTGCAAACTCATTATAATCTTTGTAGGGAATATTAGTAAATTTGTCTTTTTCAAGCTCTTTTAAGTCTTCTACGAAAAAGTAAGCAAAACCCGCGTTACCATTTTCAATGTCATATTCCTCAAAGGAGTAGCCCATAACTAAAGCGTACCTTTTCATGGCTCTCCCCTCCATTCAAAAAACATTTCTTATATATTATATACCACTCAAACGCACATTTGTATTAAAAATTTTTTAAAAAATATTTTCAATCTTGAGTAAAATCATCTCTCTGACATGACTAACATAAAATTTAAGAAGACTTATTTCGCTAAGCAAAAGAGTTTTATCTTGTTCGAAGAGATATTCTTTTATTTTCGTGAGCTCTTCATCTATCTTGTCTATTTCTTGATGTTCAATCAACATAGCCCAACTTTTTTTGTATTCATTCCATTTCTTCACAATATCCAAGTAGTTTGACCTTGCGAGATTGTAATTGTTTTTAACAACATTTTCATACAAGCCAGACAGGTCATTTTCAATCTTATTAGTAGCACCTAATATTAGCAGGGTTGAAATTAGTGTAAACATAACTATTAAGATAACAAAGCAAACCACTGTCACCCATACCTTCACTTGCCTTTTACCTCCTTTTTTGAACAAACCAATTGCCCTCAGGATCAATGCAGGCAAGAAAAACATCCTGTATATTATCTATCCCTCTTTTTCTAATTTCGGTAAGCACCTGTTCTAATGTTAAATTGACATATTTCAAAGACTCTTCTTTTACCTTGCCATCGACTATAACACTTACTGGAATTCCTTCATATTTTGTTGGTATTCCCAAATCAGCAGGTGTAACATATCTTTTCTGCGACTTTGGAATCACCGAAATATCTCCATCGGTTTCCAGTATGGCATACTCTATATCATGAATATTGAAAAATCCTTTTATTCTTAGTTGTTCCATAAGGTCATTCAAGCTATACTGTGTTTTTCTGAGTGCATCTTCTAAAATTTTACCTTTTGCTATTAAAATAGTAGGGCTTCCACATACAAGTCTTTTTATAAAATCAGATTTCAAACTTCCAAATGTAATTAACGTTTGTAAAAATAAAAGGGTTAAAATAGGAATGATACCGTTTATAAGAGGGACACCGGTGTTTTGCATTGGAACAGCTGCAAGTTCAGAAATCATTATTGTAATGACAAGTTCAAATGGTTGAAGTTCACCCATCTGTCTTTTTCCCATAAGTCTCATAACCAATACAACCAGCACATATAAGATTAACGTTCTAATAAAAATGGTTATAACCATAAAAATACCCCTTTCTTTGGAATTTATATTTACTATCCTTTCCAAAGAAAAGGGATTTTATTCTTAATTTTCTTTTTGCGGGCTATGTTTATACATCACCTTTTTGAACCATTCCTTATTTGGTCTGCAAAATCCAATTGTAATCAAATATTTCTTGAAAACTTTGAGCTTAGGATAAAAAGAGTTTTCTCTTCTTCCTCCTTCAAAACATTTTATAAGATAGAATATTTTTCTTTTTTCTATGCCTTCATATGTCAAAAACCTTATCTTCCTTTTCAACTGGTTGATATTACCATACTCAAGGATTATCTCAAACAGCTTATAAGCACTTTTTAGCTCATGGGAATTCAGAAGATGAAAGTACAAAGAAATAAGAATATCGACAATCTCTCTTAAATAGCTATTTTCATTCTTTATTTCTGATAAAACTTTGATGGTTTCGTTACTTAGAAGTATAGGTTCCAACAGATTTTGATTAAAACGATAAGGGTAATTTTGAAGAAACTGTTTTAAAATTAAAAGTTTTTCGTTGATTTCTTCTTTATTGCTTTCTTGTACAGCCCTTTTCAAAGCTTTTAATAGCGCATTGAGAAAATTTGCAGGATAACTATTTTGATATAATATCCAAAAGTAAACAATAACTATAATTAGGTCTGCTACTGAAAGCATGATATCAAAGTTTATACCTTTTACTACCCACTTGTATGAAGTTCCTATTGTATTTACTATTGTCAGCATAAATACAATATGTGCAGCTGTAAACAGCATCGTCAGAATCAGCATATCGTTTAAACAAAGAGAAAAGATAAACGAACAAACCTTTTGAGAATATTTTACTCTCAGTACTCGCAGTACAAATGAAATAGTAATTGCCACACCAAAGAAAATAAATAGCTGCAACGCAAAAAGCCATGTAAGCAATCTATTTGCACTGAGTTTGTCAAAAGAAACAGAGATTGGAGATAATAAGTAAACAACTCCAACAAGCAAAATAGAGGAAAGCAGCTGCTTTCCTCTACTTGTCTTAAGGTTCTTTATCATTTTGTCTTCAGCCTCTCAAATCAAATATTCGTTTGGTCTTCTTTTCACTACGAGGAAGTTCACCTATCCTACACAATACAACTTCAGGTGATACTCCTATCTTATTTTTAAACTCATGAGAAATTAACTCTTTCATCTCAGAAATAAAATATTCATCTTCAACTTCAACTTTTAATGTAAGTTTATCCCTGTAATCAATCCTTTCTATAATTACCTGATATTCACTTCCAACACCCTTTATATCCTTCAAAAATGTGTCTATCTGAGCAGGGAAGATATTAACACCTTTGACCTTTACCATATCATCAGTTCTGCCAACAATTCTGTCAATTCGTGGATACTTAGAACCACATGGACATTCACCTGGAATTTTTCGTGTAATATCCCTTGTTCTGTATCTTATAAGGGGAGCACCTTCTTTTTTCAAGGTAGTAATGACAAGTTCACCAAACTCTCCATCAGGTACATTTTCGCCTGTTTGAGGGTCAATTATTTCAAAATACAGAAAATCATCAAAATAATGAAGACCTGTATGTTCTTTGCAATCTATCGCAATTCCCGGTCCGTAAATCTCTGTTAGCCCATAAATATCAAAACTCTCTATACCCAGATACTCCTCAATAGTTTTTCGCTGTTTTTCTCCCCATCTTTCAGATCCAAATATTCCAACTCTCAAATGTATCTTGTCTTTTAACCCTCTTCTGGTTACCTCTTCAGCAAGCAAAAGAGCATAAGATGAAGTTGCAACAATTACTGTTGACTTTAAATCCACCATCATTTGAAGCTGTTTTTCTGTATTCCCTGGTCCCATAGGAATTGTCATCGCACCAAGAAACTCTGCACCAAGCTGAAACCCAATACCTGCTGTCCACAGCCCATACCCAGGAGTTATCTGAATTCTATCAAGCTCTGTAATACCTGCAAACTGATAACACCTTTTCATCATTTCCTTCCAGTCATCAACGTCTTTTTGAGTATAAGGAATAATTACTGGCATTCCTGTTGTACCTGAAGAAGAGTGGATTCTTACAATCTTCTTTTCATCTGTAGCCATAAGCCCTAACGGATAAGCCTCTCTCAATTCTTCTTTGGTTGTAAATGGAAGTCTTTTAATATCTTCTAAATCATTTATATCATTAAGGCTTATCCCTGCTTCCCTGAACTTTCTTTGATAAAATGGGCTATTTTTAAAAACATTTTCGATCTGGTTCAAAAAAAGTTCATTTACACTTTCTCTCATCTCAACACTTTCCATAGTCTCTTCTCCTCTCTTCTTTTCTCTTCATTTTGATTGCTAATATATATATATTAAGATTTTAATACCTTTCGTAAATATTTTCAACCAAAATTTTATTTATTTCATACATTTTAGAACTTAAAACCTGCTCTAATGCTTTCAGAATCTCTTCTTTAGAAAAAGGTAAAATTCCATATTTGCATACCAAAGCAAGCATTGCAATGTTTTCTGCCTTTGGTATATTCAGCTCAATAACAATATCATGAACTTTAAATATTCTCAACTTTGGATAGTTTTCTACAAAAAATTTAACTATTTGACTCTTTTTTAAATCTGAACTTTTGGGTCTTATAAATCTATCATTCAAAACAACTACAGAATCTTTATTAATTTTACTAACATTCCTTGCAGCTTCACACAACTCAAGCCCAATTAAAACATCAGCCTTACCATCCGGTATAATTGGTCCTACATCTTCTCCTGCCCTTATATAACTTACAACAGAGCCGCCCCGCTGGCTCATTCCAATATTCTCTGCTGATTTTACATCAAAACCTTTATTCATAAAAAGCTGACAAACCACTCTTGAAAGAAGAATATTTCCCTGCCCACCTGTTCCGGCAATTATGATATTAATCATCTTTTATCACCTTCTCTATTGCTGAATACCGACAAAAACTCTTGCAAAGTCCACAACCATTGCATAAGGTTGAATCTATGAAAATATTACCATTTTCGTCCTCATTTAAAGCTGGACAACCTGTTACTTGTAAACACACTTTACAATTAGAACAATTCTGATTTATTTTAAAGTAGCTTTCCCTTGATTTTAGGTTAGCACATTCTCTTCGAAAGACTATCACCCCAAGTTCGTCGTCCTTCAAAAATTCTCTGACTTTGTCTACATTCTCGGTGAAATCTGAATAAGGGTCAATCACCAAAATTCTTTCAACACCTATTCCTTTTGCAATACCTTCAATGCTTACCTTCCTTCCTTCTTCCCCATAAATCTTCTTGCCAGTTCCAGGATGAGGTTGAAACCCTGTCATGCCAGTTGTCAGATTGTCCAAAATGCATATGGTTATATTGTGCCTATTGTAGTAGCTATTTACAAGACCTGTAATGCCGCTGTGGAAAAAGGTTGAATCTCCAATAAAAGCGATAACCTTTTTTGATCTATCTGCAATTTTAAGACCTTGTGCCATTGTGATGCTTGCTCCCATACAAAGGCAGGTATCAGTCGTTGAGATTGGTTTAGCAAATCCGAGCGTGTAACACCCAATATCTCCTGTAAAAATCACATCTTTACCCTTCATTGCATATTTTACAATCAAAAACGAGTTTCTGTGAGGACATCCAGCACAAAGTTGTGCCTGCCTTTTTGGAATTTGCAGACCATCCGTAAATGTATTTTTAACCAAAAATCCTTCATCAGTAAGTATTTTGTAAAAAATGCTTCTTACCTTGTCAACATCAAGTTCACCTGCAAACGGGACATAACCATTTCGTTTTCCATATGTAGAGATGATTCTGCCATTTTCAAAAAGTATTAGTTTTACTTCTTCTTCCAAAACAGGGTCAAGCTCTTCGATGAATATTAGCATTTCTTTATCCTTTGCAAATTCTAATATAAATCCTTCATCTAAGGGATGTGCAACTGTAATCTTTAAGATTGAAAATAAATCTTCAAAACCTTTTATAGCTTCTTTGACGTAAAAATATGAAATGCCACCTGTTACAATCCCTATTTTTCCCCTGCCTTCAATTCTGTTGTAAGCAGAAAGCTCTTTTTTCATGTCCTGAAGTTTTTGTTCAAGTTCCATATGTTTTATGTACGAAAGTGCCGGTAAAATAACCCACTCTGGCTTTTTCTCGAACCCTTTAATCTTCCTCTTTTCTCTTTTGAATTCAAACTCAATTGACTGGTTCGAATGACAAACTCGTGTTGTCATCCGAAAAAGCACAGGCAACTTGTATTTTTCTGAAATCTCAAAAGCAGGTTTTATGAGTTCAAATGCCTCTTTCGGAGAAGAAGGATCAAAAACTGGCAAGTTACAAAATCTTGCAAAGTTTCGTGTATCCTGTTCTGTCTGAGATGAATGAGGTCCAGGGTCATCTGCTACAAATACAATAAGTCCTCCTTCTACACCTACAACTGAAAGAGACAAAAGAGGGTCTGCCGCAACATTCAACCCTACCTGCTTCATAGTAGCCACAGTTCTTGCACCTGCAAGACTTGCACCTGCTGCTATTTCAAGTGCTACTTTTTCGTTTGTAGACCATTCAACATAAAAATCTTCATCCTGAAAATCTTTCAACGTTTCTATTACCTCTGTTGAGGGTGTGCCGGGATATCCAACAACAACATTTACACCATTTATAAAAAGAGAATATGCTACAGCTTCATTTCCCATCAAGACTTTTTTCATAATTTCATTTTTCACCCTTTCTCAATATAAGCTGGTTTGTACTCTATTATACAGCAATTTTAGTTTGATTTAAAATCATTTTTTAGATTAAAAATATATTAATTTGCAAAAAATACTATATAGAATAACTCAATCAATAAGGTGAAAAAATGAAAGATGACTTTTATATCAACAAGCGCAGATTTGCTCATTTTAAAAATCTTATCGAAAATTATACACGTACCAAACGTCATCTTGAGGAATATGGTGAAATTTTGCCATATGAAAAGATTCAACAGGTTATTCAAAAGCAAAGACGGAGAGAAGAGCAAATAGAAAATATTCAGAAAGCAATACTAAATGAACATGACAAAGAAAGTGAAGTTAGAAACTTAGTAAAAAACTACCTCCATACAGAAGGGTATTTAAAACACTACAGAGACAAACTACCAAAACAAATTGTGAATAATATGCTAAAAAAGCAGGTATTTAGAAAAATACAATTAGAAAATTTAATAAAAAAGGTTGACGAAGAAAAGTAAAGAATAAGGCTACAAGGAATTATTAAAACTAATTATAGAAATATTTTAAAAAGGAGTTGAAACAATATGAAGGCAACGGGAATTGTTAGAAGAATTGACGATTTAGGAAGGGTTGTAATTCCAAAAGAAATAAGAAGAACTCTTAAAATCAGAGAAGGTGACCCGCTTGAAATATATACTGATAACGAAGGGGAGGTAATATTAAAGAAATATTCTCCAATTGGCGAAATGGGGGCATTTGCTAAAGAATATGCTGAAACTCTTCATCAAGTAAGCGGTCATATTATAATCATCACTGATAGAGATAGAGTAATAGCTGTTGCAGGTGCTTCTAAAAAGGATTATATGGATAAACCATTAAGTCAAGAATTAGAAAGGGTTATGGAAGAAAATTCTATTATTGTGGTAAAATCTGAAAATGATATGAGTAGCATACCAATTGTTGAAGGCGATACAACAAGATATACTGCTCAGATAGTAAGCCCTATACTTTCTGAAGGAAGTGTAATCGGCAGCGTGATTATGTGTTCAACACAATCCCATGTTGTTATGGGTGACTCAGAGTACAAGCTTGTTCAAGCTGCAACATCTTTCTTTGGAAAACAACTTGAGCAGTAGTTGTTTTTGACAAAATTTTAATGGTTGGCTGTAGGTTTTTAAACCTACAGTTTTTTTTAATGAAATATTGGAGTATAATAAACTGTGTGAAAGAAAAATGAATTTACAACAAAGTAAATAATGCAGCTTGTTGGGGGTCATTAGATGTTCAAATTAAACGCAGACTTGACATCAGACAATTCTTTGCGCAAGAGTCTCAATTTTGTAATACTTGGTATTACATTTGGCATAGTCTTTTTTAATGTCACAACAGGGTCACCGGTTGCTGGATTTGCAAAAGCAATAGGATTTGGCGATCTGATGTATGGTGTAATGCTTGCACTGCCAGTACTTGGCGGTGTAGCGCAAGTTTTTGCATCTTATTTTCTTGAAAAATCAAAAAAAAGAAAGCTCATATTTTTAATAAGCGGATTTCTCCATAGGTTGCCGTGGGCGTTGATTGCCATTTTGCCGCTGATTTTAGGAAAAGGTTCGTATATCTTGCTGTTTTTCTTAATACTATTGATGACAATATCATCAATTTCTAACTCATTCACAAATGTTTCTTTTTGGTCGTGGATAAATGACTTAGTTCCAATGCATATAAGAGGCAGGTTCTTTTCAAGAAGAGCAACAATTTCCACCATAGTGGGAATGCTCAGCGGACTTGCCATTGGAAAATATTTAGATTTGCATAATAATCTCAAGGGATTTTCTATAATTTTTGTATTTGCTGCTATAATGGGAATGCTGGATATAGGTTGTTTCTTCTTTGTAAAAGATATTCCTATGAAAAGTCAGAAACAGCAAATTGATTTGAAAATGATGTTTATTTCTACCCTCAAAAATGATTACTTTAAAAAATTTATGTTCTTTTTTGTAATTTGGAACTTTGGACTTAGCATTGCAGGCCCTTATTTTAATATGTACATGATAAAAAACCTTAAAATGAGTTATTTTGATATAATTCTCCTGACCCAAATTGTAAGCAATATTGTAACCATAATAACATTGCCATACATAGGAAGAGTGGTAGATAAAATAGGTAATAGACCCATGCTCCTTTTGGCAGCAAGTCTTCTTTCTTTATTGCCGGTTGTGTGGTGTTTCACCAACGAAAACAATTATAAGTATTTAGTGACTTTAATAAGCATATTTGCAGGAATGCTCTGGCCTATAATTGATATGAGCAATAACAACCTAATTTTGAAATTATCTGACCAAACTCAAACGTCTATGTATGTTGGTGTTATAAATATGTTCAACGCAATATTCGGAACAGCTATTCCCATTATACTTGGAGGCTACCTTATAGAAGATATTGCACCACATGTTGTTGCCTTTGCAAAAAATTATATGCATTTAAATATAGCTACATACCATGTTGCATTTTTTCTCTCAGGATTTTTAAGATTCTTAGCTGTGATTTATCTTAAAAAGAATGTAAAAGAGCCAGGTGCAATGAGCCTTAAAAGCGTTATCAAAAGTAAAATCAAAAGAGTATAAAAATGCCCAGGCTTAATTTAAACCTGGGCATTCTGGAATTATCTATTTTTATGTGCGACCAGGTCTGTAAGCCGAGTTCTGTCGAGAACGGCTATTTCTCTTTGGGTCTGACGTTACCATCAGACCTCTTGCGACCAACCCGGGAACGCAGCGGGCCACTGCATTGTTCCCCTATTTGGTCTTGCTCCGGGTGGGGTTTGCACAGCCAGTCAGTCGCCTGACTGCTGGTGAGCTCTTACCTCACCTTTTCACCCTTACCATCCTTGCAAAAATGGATGGCGGTTCTTTTCTGTTGCACTTTCCTTGGAGTCGCCTCCACTGGGTGTTACCCAGCACCCTGCCCTGTGGAGCTCGGACTTTCCTCACAAGGGTTATCCCCTTGCGCAGCCGTTCGACCTGCTCGCATATTCTATTATAAATTTTATTTAAATTATGTCAACTGCTACTTTTCTCTGTTTATCAAATAATTGGTAAGTTCTATAAGAAGTTCTGAATTATCGTATTTTTTTATCACATCTATAGCTTTTTGAGAATAATTTTTAACAAGCTGCTGTGCTTCTTCCAACCCATAAAAAGTTACAAAGGTATTCTTCTTTTCCTTTATATCCTTTCCTATGCTCTTGCCCACTTTTTTACTGTCACCAATAACATCCAAAACATCATCTCTTATTTGAAAGGCAAGACCAAGATTTTTCCCGTATTCCTCCAAGTCAGATACAACACTATCTTCTGCACCTGCTACAAGAGCTCCGCATACGCACGATGCCTGAATCAATCTTGAGGTTTTCTTCAAGTGCATCTCAAACAAAAGCTCTTCACTTTTAATATCCTGTCCAGAGTTCGTTATATCAATAACCTGACCACCTATCATACCTTCGACGCCAGATGCCCAGAACAGGTATTTTGCAGCTTTTACTAAATTCTTTTCGCAACCGTAGTTTAAAATCCAATTCAGGCAAACTTCTGCTGCCAAATTTAAAAGTGCATCACCTGCTAAAATTGCAATAGCTTCTCCAAACACTACGTGACTTGTAGGTTTTCCTCTACGCAAAACATCATTGTCCATTGCTGGAAGATCATCATGAATTAGAGAGTAAGTATGAATAAGCTCTATTGCAGATGCTATATCTAAAATTTTCCGATCAATTTCTTTGTCTTTTGAAACCATTTGATATGAAAGCAAACACAGCAAAGGTCTCAACCTTTTTCCTCCCGCAAAAACACTATATCGCATAGCCTGATATATTATCTCTGGGGACTTTTCTTTTAAAATTTTGTCTAAATGCTCTTCCACATTCTTTTGTGAAAGGTTTATATACTCCTCTAACTTTCTACTTATCATTCTTTTTGACCTAAACCTCCATAAATATCATCGGTAATGTCATCTTGAAT includes the following:
- a CDS encoding N-terminal phage integrase SAM-like domain-containing protein yields the protein MKKDWLHTWLWEYKKQTLRHSTFKDYLCYIERHINSAIGHYKLKDLRLEYLQALYNTKYQEGLS
- a CDS encoding Uma2 family endonuclease, encoding MKVRIPKVYTYADYLELPEDTRVELIDGVIYDMSPAPSRVHQEIVIELATLIKNYLKSSNKSCKLYTAPFDIVLIEEGQDEKQAINVVQPDISIICDKRKLTDKGCVGAPEMIIEVVSESNFSHDYIRKLNLYTQFKVKEYWIVNPNNQTILVYRLKDNEEDYLPPVAYTFNDKVKVGIFEDLIIDFAQIKEVL
- a CDS encoding CoA-binding protein; this translates as MDSKTIESALGFKNWAVVGATPNKKKYGYMVFKKLKEKGYNVFAVNPLYDEIENNKVYKTLLDLEWKVDCVSMVIAPERGKKYIEQAAIVGAKYVWFQPGAESNELIELCKKNSIIPIYNACVLVALNHKK
- a CDS encoding DUF4363 family protein; the encoded protein is MKVWVTVVCFVILIVMFTLISTLLILGATNKIENDLSGLYENVVKNNYNLARSNYLDIVKKWNEYKKSWAMLIEHQEIDKIDEELTKIKEYLFEQDKTLLLSEISLLKFYVSHVREMILLKIENIF
- a CDS encoding YetF domain-containing protein produces the protein MVITIFIRTLILYVLVVLVMRLMGKRQMGELQPFELVITIMISELAAVPMQNTGVPLINGIIPILTLLFLQTLITFGSLKSDFIKRLVCGSPTILIAKGKILEDALRKTQYSLNDLMEQLRIKGFFNIHDIEYAILETDGDISVIPKSQKRYVTPADLGIPTKYEGIPVSVIVDGKVKEESLKYVNLTLEQVLTEIRKRGIDNIQDVFLACIDPEGNWFVQKRR
- a CDS encoding phenylacetate--CoA ligase family protein, whose product is MESVEMRESVNELFLNQIENVFKNSPFYQRKFREAGISLNDINDLEDIKRLPFTTKEELREAYPLGLMATDEKKIVRIHSSSGTTGMPVIIPYTQKDVDDWKEMMKRCYQFAGITELDRIQITPGYGLWTAGIGFQLGAEFLGAMTIPMGPGNTEKQLQMMVDLKSTVIVATSSYALLLAEEVTRRGLKDKIHLRVGIFGSERWGEKQRKTIEEYLGIESFDIYGLTEIYGPGIAIDCKEHTGLHYFDDFLYFEIIDPQTGENVPDGEFGELVITTLKKEGAPLIRYRTRDITRKIPGECPCGSKYPRIDRIVGRTDDMVKVKGVNIFPAQIDTFLKDIKGVGSEYQVIIERIDYRDKLTLKVEVEDEYFISEMKELISHEFKNKIGVSPEVVLCRIGELPRSEKKTKRIFDLRG
- a CDS encoding 2-oxoacid:acceptor oxidoreductase family protein, whose product is MINIIIAGTGGQGNILLSRVVCQLFMNKGFDVKSAENIGMSQRGGSVVSYIRAGEDVGPIIPDGKADVLIGLELCEAARNVSKINKDSVVVLNDRFIRPKSSDLKKSQIVKFFVENYPKLRIFKVHDIVIELNIPKAENIAMLALVCKYGILPFSKEEILKALEQVLSSKMYEINKILVENIYERY
- the iorA gene encoding indolepyruvate ferredoxin oxidoreductase subunit alpha, which gives rise to MKKVLMGNEAVAYSLFINGVNVVVGYPGTPSTEVIETLKDFQDEDFYVEWSTNEKVALEIAAGASLAGARTVATMKQVGLNVAADPLLSLSVVGVEGGLIVFVADDPGPHSSQTEQDTRNFARFCNLPVFDPSSPKEAFELIKPAFEISEKYKLPVLFRMTTRVCHSNQSIEFEFKREKRKIKGFEKKPEWVILPALSYIKHMELEQKLQDMKKELSAYNRIEGRGKIGIVTGGISYFYVKEAIKGFEDLFSILKITVAHPLDEGFILEFAKDKEMLIFIEELDPVLEEEVKLILFENGRIISTYGKRNGYVPFAGELDVDKVRSIFYKILTDEGFLVKNTFTDGLQIPKRQAQLCAGCPHRNSFLIVKYAMKGKDVIFTGDIGCYTLGFAKPISTTDTCLCMGASITMAQGLKIADRSKKVIAFIGDSTFFHSGITGLVNSYYNRHNITICILDNLTTGMTGFQPHPGTGKKIYGEEGRKVSIEGIAKGIGVERILVIDPYSDFTENVDKVREFLKDDELGVIVFRRECANLKSRESYFKINQNCSNCKVCLQVTGCPALNEDENGNIFIDSTLCNGCGLCKSFCRYSAIEKVIKDD
- the spoVT gene encoding stage V sporulation protein T encodes the protein MKATGIVRRIDDLGRVVIPKEIRRTLKIREGDPLEIYTDNEGEVILKKYSPIGEMGAFAKEYAETLHQVSGHIIIITDRDRVIAVAGASKKDYMDKPLSQELERVMEENSIIVVKSENDMSSIPIVEGDTTRYTAQIVSPILSEGSVIGSVIMCSTQSHVVMGDSEYKLVQAATSFFGKQLEQ
- a CDS encoding MFS transporter codes for the protein MFKLNADLTSDNSLRKSLNFVILGITFGIVFFNVTTGSPVAGFAKAIGFGDLMYGVMLALPVLGGVAQVFASYFLEKSKKRKLIFLISGFLHRLPWALIAILPLILGKGSYILLFFLILLMTISSISNSFTNVSFWSWINDLVPMHIRGRFFSRRATISTIVGMLSGLAIGKYLDLHNNLKGFSIIFVFAAIMGMLDIGCFFFVKDIPMKSQKQQIDLKMMFISTLKNDYFKKFMFFFVIWNFGLSIAGPYFNMYMIKNLKMSYFDIILLTQIVSNIVTIITLPYIGRVVDKIGNRPMLLLAASLLSLLPVVWCFTNENNYKYLVTLISIFAGMLWPIIDMSNNNLILKLSDQTQTSMYVGVINMFNAIFGTAIPIILGGYLIEDIAPHVVAFAKNYMHLNIATYHVAFFLSGFLRFLAVIYLKKNVKEPGAMSLKSVIKSKIKRV
- a CDS encoding polyprenyl synthetase family protein, translated to MISRKLEEYINLSQKNVEEHLDKILKEKSPEIIYQAMRYSVFAGGKRLRPLLCLLSYQMVSKDKEIDRKILDIASAIELIHTYSLIHDDLPAMDNDVLRRGKPTSHVVFGEAIAILAGDALLNLAAEVCLNWILNYGCEKNLVKAAKYLFWASGVEGMIGGQVIDITNSGQDIKSEELLFEMHLKKTSRLIQASCVCGALVAGAEDSVVSDLEEYGKNLGLAFQIRDDVLDVIGDSKKVGKSIGKDIKEKKNTFVTFYGLEEAQQLVKNYSQKAIDVIKKYDNSELLIELTNYLINREK